A genomic stretch from Sphingobacterium sp. ML3W includes:
- a CDS encoding alpha/beta hydrolase, translating into MKKILMILCSLVSLAKAQEVINLYPDTIPNATDKDQVLLEKNIPKLFVYKPAEGAAKNIAVLVIPGGGYSHIAMDHEGHAVAKELVRNGYSAYVLQYRLPSPNIMRDKSIGPLQDAQRAVQLIRTSNPQFKKVGVIGFSAGGHLASTLVTKFKKEYIANPSHVSLRPDFAGLIYPVISMQNDVTHKGSKINLIGENPSEELVQLFSSDLQVSPEVCPVFFVHAKDDKSVPIENSYQMMAALDKVHVPNTLYVFEQGGHGFGLINKTSEKKWFDVFLSWVSTLN; encoded by the coding sequence ATGAAAAAAATTCTTATGATCCTGTGTTCTTTGGTTTCGCTTGCAAAGGCTCAGGAAGTTATAAATCTTTACCCGGATACTATTCCAAATGCAACTGATAAAGATCAGGTTCTTTTGGAAAAAAATATACCCAAATTATTTGTTTATAAACCAGCTGAAGGTGCAGCCAAAAATATTGCCGTACTTGTGATCCCTGGGGGTGGATACTCACATATCGCAATGGATCATGAAGGGCATGCAGTCGCTAAGGAACTAGTAAGAAATGGATATTCGGCGTATGTATTACAATATAGATTACCGTCACCCAATATCATGCGGGATAAGAGCATTGGACCGCTTCAAGATGCTCAGCGGGCAGTTCAATTGATTCGTACTTCCAACCCACAATTCAAAAAAGTTGGTGTTATAGGCTTTTCAGCGGGAGGGCATTTGGCATCAACCTTAGTGACCAAATTTAAGAAAGAATATATCGCCAATCCATCACATGTGTCACTGCGGCCGGACTTTGCAGGACTAATATATCCAGTTATTTCCATGCAGAATGATGTGACGCATAAAGGTTCTAAAATTAATCTGATTGGAGAGAATCCATCCGAAGAACTTGTTCAATTATTCTCTTCAGATTTGCAGGTTTCTCCAGAGGTCTGTCCTGTTTTCTTTGTGCATGCCAAAGATGACAAATCTGTTCCGATTGAAAACAGCTACCAGATGATGGCGGCATTGGATAAGGTGCATGTCCCAAATACACTCTATGTGTTTGAACAAGGCGGCCACGGTTTTGGATTGATCAACAAAACTTCAGAAAAAAAATGGTTTGATGTATTTCTGTCCTGGGTGTCCACCTTGAATTAA
- a CDS encoding alanine dehydrogenase produces MNELGKLASQAMISPKEMLFEKKKNGKSLFIGIPKEISLQEKRICLTPLAVALLVENGHEVLIETGAGAGANFLDHHYSEQGARIVSSSEEIYQADLIIKVGSPTVSEVKLMKERQVLLSSQQPSLMNVEVLKALMHKKITAISYEYLRDEGGCLAVVRAMSEIVGATATLIAGEYLSNAFGGKGLMLGGVTGVASTEVVIIGAGTVGEQAARTALALGAQVKVFDNSIYKLRRLQNNLGSLVFTSVIQPIILNKAVISSDVVIGALRARNGRSACVISEETVSKMKPNSVVIDVSIDQGGNFETSEVTSHDKPVFRKFDVIHYCVPNIASRVARTATYAMSNIFTSILLDFAELGGLKNAIWKSPGIRSSIYLYQGNLTNADMASRFNMTAKDLDLLVVSSL; encoded by the coding sequence ATGAATGAGTTAGGGAAGCTTGCGAGTCAGGCCATGATTTCTCCGAAAGAAATGCTTTTTGAGAAGAAAAAGAACGGGAAAAGTCTTTTTATTGGCATTCCAAAGGAGATCTCGCTTCAGGAAAAGCGTATATGTCTGACACCGTTGGCGGTAGCATTACTTGTCGAAAATGGGCATGAGGTATTGATTGAGACCGGAGCCGGAGCCGGAGCAAATTTTTTGGATCACCATTATAGTGAACAGGGAGCTCGGATCGTGTCATCCAGTGAAGAAATATACCAGGCTGATTTGATCATTAAAGTAGGTAGCCCTACCGTCTCTGAGGTTAAATTGATGAAAGAGAGGCAAGTACTCTTGTCTTCCCAACAGCCTTCTTTAATGAATGTTGAAGTGTTAAAGGCGCTGATGCATAAGAAGATTACCGCAATCTCCTATGAATATCTGCGGGATGAGGGAGGATGTTTAGCTGTGGTACGTGCAATGAGCGAAATTGTCGGGGCGACGGCGACTTTGATAGCTGGAGAGTATTTAAGTAATGCTTTCGGTGGAAAGGGGCTCATGCTAGGAGGTGTTACAGGAGTAGCCTCTACAGAGGTCGTCATTATAGGCGCGGGCACAGTTGGGGAACAGGCTGCACGAACAGCCTTGGCGCTGGGCGCACAAGTAAAAGTATTTGACAATTCAATTTATAAACTCCGCCGTTTGCAAAACAATCTTGGTAGTCTTGTATTCACTTCAGTTATTCAACCAATTATTCTCAATAAAGCAGTTATAAGTTCAGATGTAGTTATTGGCGCATTGCGCGCGCGCAACGGCCGCTCTGCTTGTGTGATTTCCGAAGAAACAGTTTCAAAGATGAAACCGAACTCGGTTGTTATAGATGTCAGTATTGATCAAGGTGGGAATTTTGAGACATCGGAAGTAACATCGCATGATAAACCTGTTTTTCGAAAATTTGATGTCATTCACTATTGTGTTCCCAATATCGCTTCGCGGGTCGCTCGTACAGCGACTTATGCGATGAGTAATATTTTCACGTCCATCTTGTTGGACTTTGCAGAATTGGGCGGATTGAAAAATGCGATTTGGAAAAGCCCGGGGATAAGAAGTTCAATCTATCTGTACCAAGGCAACCTAACCAATGCCGATATGGCTTCCCGATTTAATATGACGGCAAAAGATTTGGACTTATTGGTAGTTTCTTCACTGTAA
- a CDS encoding nucleoside-diphosphate sugar epimerase/dehydratase, translated as MLSKISIVPRWIIFLLDIFSVSIAYLLANVIYYDFNFDFLLDIDFSIRYILFISVCSLSFYLFKMYTGIIRYTSAIDSIRILSTIIFSVFMLLIIKLIIQANEIERNIPTALIIFFALFSFLILTVYRTIIKIFFLYTKKVNGTRKKTLIYGAGDLGIAVKRTLDHDVRSKNAIIGFLDDNDQKINKVIDGTKIYSSKKFNHLINTLNVEEVIIASHNIPSERKNAITDIALERNVSILTLPPVKKIMNGDLNPNQIQKIKIEDLLERDPIKINDDHILNQTKGKRILVTGAAGSIGSEIASQLGKYEPQMIILCDQAESPLHNLQLDLQDEFPNQVYHTYIADIRSTKRMRLLFETFKPHYVYHAAAYKHVPMMENHPLEAVQTNVMGTKNLADLAVEFQVEKFVFVSTDKAVNPTNIMGATKRIAEIYVQALNNHLESLSNGDVNTKFITTRFGNVLGSNGSVIPRFRDQIQKGGPVTVTHPEITRYFMTIPEACRLVLEAGAMGQGGEIFVFDMGKSVKIVELAKKMIRLSGFKPNEDIEIKFTGLRPGEKLYEELLNDLENTLPTHHEKIMIAKVRENNYNIVSLKLAELKLRLATQNKNEVVYQMKLIVPEFKSKNSIYEQLDKEIELSNESENKS; from the coding sequence ATGCTAAGTAAAATCAGTATAGTACCCAGATGGATCATTTTTTTATTGGATATTTTCAGTGTCTCTATCGCTTATCTCCTTGCAAACGTCATTTATTACGATTTTAACTTCGATTTTCTCCTTGACATAGATTTCAGCATAAGATATATTCTATTTATAAGTGTCTGCTCCCTCTCATTTTACTTATTCAAGATGTATACTGGGATAATTCGTTACACAAGCGCGATTGACTCCATCCGGATATTATCCACCATAATATTTAGCGTATTCATGCTTTTAATCATCAAATTGATTATTCAAGCAAATGAAATTGAACGGAACATTCCCACGGCATTAATCATCTTTTTTGCGCTCTTCTCATTTTTAATATTAACAGTATATAGAACTATTATTAAAATTTTCTTTCTCTATACAAAAAAGGTCAATGGCACCAGAAAAAAAACCTTGATTTATGGCGCAGGTGATCTCGGTATCGCCGTAAAAAGAACACTAGATCATGATGTTAGATCGAAAAATGCTATAATTGGTTTTTTGGATGATAATGACCAGAAGATCAACAAAGTGATTGATGGAACGAAAATTTATTCATCCAAGAAATTTAATCATCTGATCAATACCTTAAATGTTGAAGAGGTCATTATAGCATCACATAATATTCCTTCAGAGCGCAAGAATGCAATTACTGATATTGCTTTAGAGCGAAATGTAAGTATATTAACACTTCCACCTGTCAAAAAAATCATGAATGGGGATCTTAATCCCAATCAGATTCAAAAAATAAAAATTGAAGATCTTTTAGAAAGGGATCCAATCAAAATCAATGACGATCATATCCTAAACCAAACCAAAGGTAAAAGGATCCTTGTTACTGGTGCAGCTGGATCAATCGGGAGCGAAATCGCCTCACAATTGGGTAAATATGAACCCCAAATGATTATCCTCTGTGATCAGGCGGAATCCCCATTGCACAATTTACAATTGGATTTACAAGACGAATTCCCAAATCAAGTATACCACACTTATATAGCAGATATCAGAAGTACAAAAAGAATGCGTTTACTATTTGAAACATTCAAACCACATTATGTATATCATGCGGCAGCTTACAAACACGTACCTATGATGGAAAACCATCCACTTGAAGCTGTACAAACCAATGTTATGGGTACCAAAAACCTAGCTGATCTGGCGGTGGAATTTCAGGTCGAAAAATTCGTTTTCGTTTCTACTGACAAGGCTGTTAATCCAACAAATATTATGGGGGCAACAAAACGAATTGCCGAAATATATGTACAGGCCCTAAACAATCATTTGGAAAGCTTATCGAATGGTGACGTCAATACCAAATTTATTACCACACGCTTTGGCAATGTCCTTGGCTCAAATGGTTCTGTTATTCCTAGATTTAGAGATCAGATCCAAAAAGGAGGTCCTGTTACAGTAACTCACCCCGAAATTACACGTTATTTTATGACTATCCCCGAAGCCTGCCGACTTGTTCTTGAAGCTGGTGCAATGGGTCAGGGTGGAGAAATATTCGTCTTTGACATGGGTAAATCAGTGAAGATCGTTGAACTTGCCAAGAAGATGATACGTCTTTCTGGATTTAAACCGAATGAAGATATCGAAATAAAGTTTACAGGTCTAAGACCAGGTGAAAAATTATATGAAGAGCTGTTAAACGATCTAGAAAATACCCTTCCGACGCATCATGAGAAAATTATGATCGCCAAGGTCCGTGAAAATAATTATAACATTGTAAGCCTGAAACTAGCGGAATTAAAATTGCGGTTAGCGACTCAAAATAAAAATGAGGTCGTTTATCAAATGAAGCTTATTGTTCCAGAATTTAAAAGTAAAAATTCGATCTATGAACAACTGGATAAAGAAATTGAATTGTCAAATGAGTCCGAAAACAAAAGTTAA
- a CDS encoding tetratricopeptide repeat protein, with protein MSKNTNNTNQGLKPSKGSFFQDNQKSVAFILGGIVVLILLYFGYEKLYLQPRAEEASNRMYKAEQLVTIDSLQNKAISGDGAFLGFKQIADEYSNTKSANIANAYLGGLYLRQGKFDDAVKALEKYSPTGSQILDPLVIGLTGDAYSELKDYKKAADYYKQASEKSSNSYTTPLFLKKLGLVYEAQNDYKSAETAYKKIKTDFPESQEASTIDGLLGRVQAHL; from the coding sequence ATGTCTAAAAATACAAATAATACAAATCAAGGTTTGAAACCTTCAAAAGGATCTTTTTTTCAAGATAACCAAAAAAGCGTTGCGTTTATTTTAGGTGGTATCGTTGTATTGATTTTGCTGTACTTTGGATACGAAAAACTCTACTTGCAACCAAGAGCAGAGGAAGCATCGAATCGCATGTACAAAGCCGAGCAGCTTGTTACAATTGATTCTTTACAGAATAAAGCGATTTCAGGAGATGGCGCATTCCTTGGTTTCAAGCAAATTGCAGACGAATATTCAAACACAAAATCTGCAAATATTGCAAATGCATATTTAGGAGGTCTTTACTTACGTCAGGGTAAATTTGATGATGCTGTAAAAGCATTGGAAAAATATTCCCCTACAGGAAGTCAAATCTTAGACCCACTAGTTATCGGTTTGACTGGAGATGCTTATTCAGAGTTAAAAGACTATAAAAAAGCTGCTGATTATTACAAACAAGCTTCTGAAAAATCGAGCAACTCATACACAACTCCATTATTTCTAAAAAAATTAGGTCTTGTTTACGAAGCACAAAACGACTACAAAAGTGCTGAAACAGCTTACAAAAAGATCAAAACAGATTTTCCAGAAAGCCAAGAGGCTTCTACTATCGATGGTCTATTGGGTAGAGTACAAGCACATTTATAA
- the ribH gene encoding 6,7-dimethyl-8-ribityllumazine synthase, producing MASSIKNLSDFSHIQVADASPFKFAIVVAQWNAEITGALLNGAISGLEKHGAKEGNIEVIEVPGSFELTSGADLALRNQRFDAVICLGCVIQGETRHFDFICHAVANGISNVGLKYNKPAIFGVLTTDNLQQALDRAGGKHGNKGEEAAITAIQMATIAKKF from the coding sequence ATGGCAAGTAGCATTAAAAATCTATCAGACTTTTCGCATATCCAAGTTGCGGATGCGAGTCCATTCAAATTTGCAATCGTAGTTGCACAGTGGAATGCAGAAATTACTGGTGCACTATTGAACGGTGCTATATCAGGTTTAGAAAAACATGGTGCAAAAGAAGGCAATATCGAAGTTATCGAGGTTCCAGGAAGCTTCGAACTGACCTCTGGAGCAGATCTGGCCTTGAGAAATCAACGCTTTGATGCTGTTATCTGTCTGGGATGTGTAATCCAGGGAGAAACCCGCCATTTCGATTTTATTTGCCATGCGGTCGCCAATGGCATTTCAAATGTAGGACTGAAGTATAATAAACCGGCTATCTTTGGTGTACTGACTACAGACAACCTTCAACAAGCTTTGGACCGTGCCGGTGGAAAACATGGCAATAAGGGTGAAGAAGCTGCTATTACAGCAATACAAATGGCTACCATCGCTAAAAAATTCTAG
- the ytxJ gene encoding bacillithiol system redox-active protein YtxJ, which yields MINWIELNTEEQLQELYQSDKVSAIFKHSTTCGISNMAKRSLERMSNTVDQEYSIYLLDLLRYRALSNEIAQRWNIEHQSPQILIVEGKNSLYDASHGDIQFDEIEKYL from the coding sequence ATGATCAATTGGATAGAATTAAATACAGAAGAACAATTACAAGAACTTTATCAATCGGACAAGGTGTCCGCCATATTCAAACACAGCACAACCTGTGGTATCAGTAACATGGCAAAACGCAGCTTAGAACGGATGTCAAATACAGTTGATCAGGAGTATTCTATTTATCTTTTAGACCTGTTGCGCTACCGGGCACTTTCCAATGAAATTGCTCAACGATGGAATATTGAACATCAATCACCGCAGATACTGATTGTCGAAGGCAAAAACAGCCTTTATGATGCGTCACATGGGGATATTCAATTTGACGAAATTGAAAAATACCTATAA
- a CDS encoding cyanophycinase has product MKKLLCIIAVVVLCSFTNQKSRISPKGTLFIIGGGHKDEHLMEALVEAARLSPKDYIMILPMASTIPDESVEGMVHQLKEVTKNKITSINFSKSDAEDRTLVDSVRHAKLIYITGGDQNRFMSIVEHTALFDAIHAAYQQGACIAGTSAGAAIMSETMITGNQLKDSVYRPTFNRLEHQNLETSKGLGLIKSAIIDQHFVKRSRYNRLFTALAEFPDKTCIGIDEGTAIIVRQNTVKVVGESQVIVAKNPRGLKKKSNGMITWDNLTLSAYDEGKIFKIK; this is encoded by the coding sequence ATGAAAAAGTTGTTGTGTATTATTGCAGTAGTCGTTTTGTGTTCTTTCACCAACCAGAAATCGCGAATTTCACCTAAGGGAACATTGTTCATTATTGGTGGTGGGCATAAAGATGAACATCTGATGGAGGCTTTGGTCGAAGCAGCTCGGCTTTCGCCAAAGGATTACATTATGATCTTACCGATGGCTTCCACGATCCCCGATGAGTCTGTAGAAGGCATGGTACATCAACTCAAGGAAGTGACAAAAAATAAGATCACCAGTATTAATTTTTCGAAATCGGATGCCGAAGATCGGACGCTAGTTGATTCGGTACGCCATGCAAAACTGATTTATATTACAGGGGGAGATCAAAATCGTTTTATGTCGATCGTGGAGCATACAGCATTGTTCGACGCGATTCATGCAGCTTATCAGCAAGGCGCATGTATAGCGGGCACAAGCGCTGGTGCGGCTATTATGAGCGAGACAATGATAACAGGTAATCAATTAAAAGATTCGGTCTATCGGCCTACCTTCAATAGACTGGAACATCAAAATTTAGAGACATCCAAAGGTCTGGGATTGATAAAATCCGCGATTATAGATCAGCATTTTGTAAAGAGAAGTCGATATAATCGACTTTTTACTGCCTTAGCTGAGTTCCCTGACAAGACCTGTATCGGGATTGATGAGGGAACTGCTATCATAGTTCGACAGAATACTGTAAAAGTGGTTGGCGAATCCCAAGTAATCGTAGCCAAAAATCCACGTGGATTAAAGAAAAAATCCAATGGAATGATCACTTGGGATAATCTTACATTGAGTGCCTATGATGAAGGCAAAATATTTAAGATCAAATAA
- a CDS encoding isoaspartyl peptidase/L-asparaginase, whose translation MKIHAMIAMIIGSAAVVASCNHNDGKEKQDMTKEQFVLAIHGGAGTILKKNMTDSMEQAYKTVLEQALQAGYSQLKQGSSSLDAVEQAIHVMEDSPLFNAGKGAVFTNAGKNELDASIMDGKTLAAGAVAGVTTIRNPISAARAVMEKSEHVMMVGKGAEEFAKQVGLQLVDPSYFWTKMRWDALQKIKKEDSTKTQLDHDQKQSSRLGILNKDYKFGTVGCVALDNQGNLAAGTSTGGMTNKKFGRVGDSPIIGAGTYANNATCAVSCTGWGEFYIRNVAAYSVSALMEYKNDNVWQAGQAVIDRIGKMGGDGGMIVMDKEGHVAMPFNTEGMYRGTVTKEGTVKVEIYK comes from the coding sequence ATGAAGATACATGCAATGATAGCCATGATTATTGGAAGTGCTGCGGTTGTGGCTTCCTGTAATCACAATGACGGAAAGGAGAAGCAAGACATGACGAAGGAACAATTTGTTCTGGCAATTCATGGTGGTGCAGGGACAATTTTGAAAAAAAATATGACTGACTCCATGGAGCAGGCCTATAAAACGGTTTTAGAGCAGGCTCTACAAGCTGGTTATAGCCAATTAAAGCAAGGGAGTTCAAGCTTGGATGCCGTTGAACAAGCGATTCATGTAATGGAAGATTCTCCCTTGTTTAATGCGGGAAAGGGAGCCGTATTTACGAATGCGGGAAAAAACGAATTGGATGCGTCTATTATGGATGGAAAGACATTAGCTGCTGGTGCGGTTGCTGGCGTCACAACCATTAGAAACCCAATTTCCGCAGCGCGTGCGGTCATGGAGAAATCGGAACATGTCATGATGGTGGGCAAAGGAGCAGAAGAGTTTGCAAAACAGGTGGGATTGCAATTGGTAGATCCATCTTACTTTTGGACCAAAATGCGTTGGGATGCCCTACAAAAAATTAAAAAAGAGGACAGTACCAAAACACAGCTGGATCATGATCAGAAACAGAGTTCCCGTTTGGGTATCCTTAATAAGGACTATAAATTTGGGACAGTGGGTTGTGTCGCATTGGATAATCAGGGGAATTTAGCTGCGGGTACTTCGACCGGAGGGATGACGAACAAAAAATTTGGTCGTGTTGGCGATTCACCAATTATTGGTGCAGGGACTTATGCTAATAATGCAACCTGTGCGGTTTCCTGTACCGGTTGGGGTGAATTCTATATTCGTAATGTAGCTGCATATTCGGTTTCGGCCTTAATGGAATATAAAAATGATAATGTATGGCAAGCAGGTCAAGCTGTCATTGATCGGATTGGCAAAATGGGCGGAGATGGTGGAATGATTGTTATGGATAAAGAAGGTCATGTCGCCATGCCGTTTAATACCGAAGGAATGTATAGAGGGACGGTTACAAAGGAGGGTACGGTAAAAGTAGAAATTTATAAGTAA
- a CDS encoding RagB/SusD family nutrient uptake outer membrane protein, protein MKSFKNILIIGLFTVGLSTFYSCNKLDLKPSDTIDPEKAYRNLDDIDMAIKGAYAGMTYTLIGNSVVVSDEAIYPLENTVGNVSAYRWQYTASSSSVTSAFGEYYVVIDRANRALAGLEKLEKVDADTKKHYQGELLAVRAFAHVELLRAYAASYEPTALGIPYMLKSEIGHPPRKTVAEVISLVQKDINEALGLIGDEEAVYRFSKMGLYALQARAALYAKDWPLAIAASSKVIAAKPLADRTSFPKIWSDESSNEVVFSLRRTAADLPKEDDSPAEGPIGALFFRQDGEIALYTPSNKLIALFDKNKDIRFGSYILDDPNRGAGKQQYLIGKYLGRKEADATAGLVDVKLFRTGEMYLIRAEANAETNKLNEANSDLNVLRKARIQDYQNQVIASKDELIDAILAERYKELAFEGHRFFDLKRKKMPIRRGPQDAVNTAGALLLESTKAQYNFPIPADEIFVNKNMVQNPGYTK, encoded by the coding sequence ATGAAATCATTTAAAAATATACTAATAATCGGCCTCTTTACTGTGGGTTTGTCGACGTTCTATTCCTGTAATAAATTAGATCTAAAACCTTCAGATACGATTGATCCCGAAAAGGCTTACCGTAATCTGGATGATATCGATATGGCCATCAAAGGTGCTTATGCTGGTATGACCTATACACTCATTGGAAATAGTGTAGTTGTATCGGACGAAGCAATTTATCCATTGGAAAATACGGTTGGAAATGTTAGTGCTTATCGTTGGCAATATACAGCCTCAAGTTCATCGGTGACGAGTGCTTTTGGTGAGTACTATGTAGTCATAGATCGTGCGAATCGCGCTTTGGCAGGACTGGAAAAATTGGAGAAAGTGGATGCTGATACGAAAAAGCATTATCAAGGCGAATTGCTTGCAGTCCGTGCTTTTGCTCATGTTGAGCTTTTGAGAGCTTATGCAGCGAGCTATGAGCCCACAGCATTGGGAATTCCCTATATGTTGAAGTCTGAAATTGGACATCCACCACGGAAAACAGTTGCCGAAGTAATCAGTTTAGTCCAAAAGGACATTAATGAGGCTTTGGGCTTAATTGGAGATGAAGAGGCTGTTTACCGCTTTTCTAAAATGGGTTTGTATGCATTGCAGGCAAGAGCCGCTTTATATGCAAAAGATTGGCCACTGGCAATTGCTGCTTCATCGAAAGTCATTGCTGCAAAGCCACTGGCTGACCGGACTTCTTTTCCGAAAATATGGTCAGATGAGAGTTCCAATGAAGTGGTTTTTTCATTGCGTAGGACAGCAGCAGATCTCCCCAAAGAAGATGATTCTCCTGCCGAAGGACCTATAGGCGCGCTATTTTTTAGACAAGACGGCGAAATAGCTCTTTATACTCCTTCGAATAAATTGATCGCTCTATTTGATAAGAATAAAGATATACGTTTTGGTAGCTATATTCTCGATGACCCCAATCGGGGAGCAGGGAAACAACAGTATCTGATTGGAAAATATTTGGGCCGTAAAGAAGCTGATGCAACAGCTGGTCTTGTGGATGTGAAATTATTTAGGACGGGGGAGATGTATTTAATTCGGGCTGAAGCTAATGCCGAAACAAATAAACTCAATGAAGCAAATAGTGATTTGAACGTGTTGCGGAAAGCTCGAATCCAAGATTATCAAAACCAAGTGATCGCTTCTAAAGATGAACTTATTGATGCTATTTTAGCGGAGCGTTACAAGGAGCTAGCATTTGAGGGACATCGTTTTTTTGATTTAAAAAGAAAGAAAATGCCTATTCGTAGAGGTCCCCAAGATGCTGTAAATACGGCGGGAGCACTATTGTTGGAGTCAACAAAAGCACAATACAATTTTCCTATTCCCGCAGATGAAATATTTGTCAACAAAAATATGGTGCAAAATCCAGGTTATACAAAATAA